The DNA window TTGGTAGCGCCTGCTAATGATGAATTTGATCTCGTCAGAGCGTGGCAGTCATTGGCTACTCAGCACCAGTTTAATTTATTCATTTGTGTTGCGGCAGCGCTGCGACGTGGTGTTGTAGATGAACAACAGGCAAATGAACTGAATCTGGATGCTGCGAATCTGGCCAATGGGTTTGAACTCAGCGGCCTTGGTTCTCTGGCTGAGGCGATGATGCTCTGTGATCGCGTGGTACAATTTTAGGGGCATAGGCAAAAGGATATTGAGGGTAATAATGAAAAAAATCGCCTTCGTTTTTACTGAAGCTCCCCACGGGTCTTCTGCCGGCAGAGAGGGGCTGGATGCTCTACTCGCAACATCAGCATTGACGGAGCAGATTGGTGTATTCTTTATTTCTGATGGGGTATTCCAGCTACTGTCTGACCAGCAACCGGATAAAATTCTGTCACGTGACTACATTTCAACATTTAAGATTTTATCTCTGTATGACATTGATAAGTGTTATATTTGCCTGGAAGATCTGA is part of the Xenorhabdus cabanillasii genome and encodes:
- the tusD gene encoding sulfurtransferase complex subunit TusD, which translates into the protein MSPLSYCLLVTGPAYGTQQASSAYQFAQALITSGHKLHSVFFYRDGVQNGNRLVAPANDEFDLVRAWQSLATQHQFNLFICVAAALRRGVVDEQQANELNLDAANLANGFELSGLGSLAEAMMLCDRVVQF
- the tusC gene encoding sulfurtransferase complex subunit TusC, which produces MKKIAFVFTEAPHGSSAGREGLDALLATSALTEQIGVFFISDGVFQLLSDQQPDKILSRDYISTFKILSLYDIDKCYICLEDLMVRGFSPENDFILAAEFLSAAAIRQLLAGYDVVLKF